The following proteins are co-located in the Microvirga ossetica genome:
- the rnr gene encoding ribonuclease R, whose protein sequence is MAKNSKADPALPSREDVVSFIAQAQGKVGKREIAQRFGIKGSDRIWLKKVLKDLEVDGVVDRRGKSVHKAGQLPPVVLADITKRDRDGELIAVPTEWDEAEHGPIPTIVIVSPRKPHPGMPVAGVGDRALLRVDPLKPGDLHRYSGRVTKIIAKKQAQVLGIFRALPEGGGRLVPVDKKARELELEIRPGDEGEAKDGDLIAVSVVKHGRFGLPTAKVKERLGAIKSEKAISLIAIYAHSIPNEFPKAVLEEAEKAKPASLEGREDWRTLPLVTIDPPDAKDHDDAVHAAPDEDPNNAGGFIVTVAIADVAAYVRPGTAMDREAQERGNSVYFPDRVVPMLPERISNDLCSLRPREDRPALAVRMVIGPDGRKIRHSFHRVMMRSAEKLSYAQAQAAIDGHPDEATKPILDKILKPLWAGYELVKKARDLREPLFLDLPERKIVLNPDGTVDRVFVPERLEAHRLIEEFMILANVAAAESLEQAGSDLIYRVHDEPSLEKMRALSEVLGSIGLKVPSQGALKPELFNRILRSVADTEHQLFINEVVLRSQSQAEYAAENYGHFGLNLRRYAHFTSPIRRYADLIVHRALITALKLGKDGLPPDTTRAQLIEISAKISAAERRAMAAERETIDRLIAHFLADRIGATFQGQISGVTKAGFFIKLSDTGADGFVPAATIGDDYYRYDERTHSMRGERTGETYRLGDKVEVKLVEAAPIAGALRFEILTKGRFTGRGTPARKGAKHLPRGARAGKAFPPERSGSRTRVKVKRRGRA, encoded by the coding sequence TTGGCCAAAAATTCGAAAGCTGATCCCGCCCTTCCCTCCCGCGAGGACGTCGTCTCCTTCATCGCCCAAGCCCAGGGCAAGGTGGGCAAGCGGGAGATCGCGCAACGCTTCGGCATCAAGGGCAGCGACCGAATCTGGCTGAAGAAGGTGCTGAAGGACCTTGAAGTCGACGGCGTCGTCGACCGGCGCGGCAAGAGCGTCCACAAGGCCGGCCAGCTGCCGCCCGTCGTCCTGGCGGACATCACGAAACGTGACCGGGACGGCGAGCTGATCGCAGTTCCGACCGAGTGGGACGAGGCGGAACACGGCCCGATCCCCACCATCGTCATCGTCTCGCCGCGCAAGCCGCATCCCGGCATGCCGGTGGCCGGCGTCGGCGACCGGGCGCTGCTGCGGGTCGATCCGCTCAAGCCCGGCGACCTCCACCGCTATTCCGGCCGCGTGACCAAGATCATCGCCAAGAAGCAGGCGCAGGTGCTCGGGATCTTCCGCGCTCTGCCGGAGGGCGGCGGCCGGCTCGTTCCCGTCGACAAGAAGGCGCGCGAGCTGGAGCTCGAAATCCGCCCCGGTGACGAGGGCGAGGCGAAGGACGGCGACCTGATCGCGGTCTCGGTGGTGAAGCATGGCCGGTTCGGCCTGCCGACCGCCAAGGTGAAGGAACGCCTGGGTGCGATCAAATCCGAGAAGGCGATCAGCCTGATCGCGATCTACGCCCACAGCATCCCCAATGAATTCCCCAAGGCCGTCCTGGAAGAGGCGGAGAAGGCGAAGCCCGCCTCCCTGGAAGGCCGCGAGGATTGGCGCACGCTGCCCCTCGTCACCATCGACCCGCCGGATGCCAAGGACCATGATGATGCGGTCCATGCCGCGCCGGACGAGGATCCCAATAACGCGGGCGGCTTCATCGTCACCGTCGCCATCGCCGATGTCGCCGCCTATGTACGCCCCGGCACCGCCATGGACCGAGAGGCGCAGGAGCGCGGCAACTCGGTCTATTTTCCCGATCGCGTCGTGCCGATGCTGCCGGAGCGGATCTCGAACGATCTGTGCTCCTTGAGGCCGCGCGAGGACCGGCCGGCGCTCGCCGTGCGCATGGTGATCGGCCCGGACGGACGGAAGATCCGCCACAGCTTCCATCGTGTGATGATGCGCTCCGCGGAGAAGCTCTCCTACGCCCAGGCGCAAGCGGCCATCGACGGACATCCCGACGAGGCGACAAAGCCGATCCTCGATAAGATCCTCAAGCCCCTCTGGGCCGGGTATGAGCTGGTGAAGAAGGCGCGCGACCTCCGCGAGCCGCTCTTCCTCGACCTGCCCGAGCGCAAGATCGTGCTCAATCCCGACGGCACCGTGGACCGGGTCTTCGTGCCGGAGCGGCTCGAGGCGCACAGGCTGATCGAGGAGTTCATGATCCTCGCCAACGTCGCCGCGGCGGAGAGCCTGGAGCAGGCCGGGTCCGACCTGATCTATCGCGTCCACGACGAGCCTTCGCTGGAGAAGATGCGCGCGCTGAGCGAAGTGCTCGGCTCCATCGGACTGAAGGTTCCGAGCCAGGGCGCGCTCAAGCCGGAGCTGTTCAACCGCATCCTGCGCAGCGTCGCGGATACGGAGCACCAGCTCTTCATCAACGAGGTGGTGTTGCGCTCGCAATCGCAGGCCGAGTACGCGGCCGAGAATTACGGTCATTTCGGCCTCAACCTCAGGCGCTACGCCCACTTCACCTCCCCCATCCGGCGCTATGCCGACCTCATCGTGCATCGCGCATTGATCACCGCGCTGAAGCTCGGCAAGGACGGACTGCCCCCCGACACCACCCGCGCGCAGCTGATCGAGATCAGCGCCAAGATCTCCGCTGCGGAGCGACGCGCCATGGCGGCGGAGCGTGAGACAATCGACCGCCTGATCGCGCACTTCCTTGCCGACCGGATCGGGGCCACATTCCAGGGACAGATCTCGGGGGTGACCAAGGCGGGCTTTTTCATCAAGCTGAGCGACACCGGCGCGGACGGCTTCGTCCCGGCGGCGACCATCGGCGACGATTATTATCGCTACGACGAGAGAACCCACTCCATGCGGGGCGAGCGCACGGGCGAAACCTACCGCCTCGGCGACAAGGTGGAGGTGAAGCTGGTGGAGGCTGCACCGATCGCCGGCGCGCTGCGCTTCGAGATCCTCACCAAGGGCCGTTTCACCGGTCGCGGCACTCCTGCGAGGAAGGGCGCCAAGCACCTGCCGCGCGGGGCTCGCGCCGGCAAGGCGTTCCCGCCCGAGCGCAGCGGCTCCCGGACGCGCGTGAAGGTCAAGCGGCGCGGGCGCGCCTGA
- a CDS encoding isovaleryl-CoA dehydrogenase, whose translation MSDRHDTHEVFNQTPPFGEVNLVATNQPLLDVLKACGVDPEAEGLIAFGAAWGSAERLDIGRLANENPPKLRTHDARGYRIDAVEFHPAYHVLMRASMEDGLHASTWDEPRSGHAHLARAARLYTAAGVESGHVCPITMTHASVGALAAAPNRLVEWLPKIRSREYDSRFLPFWEKTAVTLGMGMTEKQGGTDVRANTTRAEPRAGDEYALTGHKWFMSAPMCDAFLVLAQAPGGLTCFLVPRFRPEGTLNALRLQRLKDKLGNRSNASSEVEFEDAFAWRIGEEGRGVRTIIEMVQLTRLDCAVASAGLIRMGLALAAHHARHRSAFQKKLIDQPAMRMVLADLALESEAMTALSLQAARSFDLQQADAEEAAYARLVTPAAKFGICKAAPRLIYEAMECLGGNGYVEESALPRLYREAPVNAIWEGSGNVVALDILRAETREPEVATSVLERLMEDVRDLPGASDAARDIVLALHSPDADARARFIAERLFVLAAIAALVRSAPPRIAEAYALTRLAAPSRMIGANDLGAAVNPLLERAFVAI comes from the coding sequence ATGTCGGATCGCCATGACACGCACGAGGTCTTCAACCAGACGCCGCCCTTCGGCGAGGTGAACCTCGTCGCAACCAACCAGCCCCTGCTCGACGTCCTGAAAGCCTGCGGCGTCGACCCGGAGGCGGAGGGCCTGATCGCCTTCGGCGCGGCCTGGGGATCGGCGGAACGGCTCGATATCGGCCGGCTCGCCAACGAGAATCCGCCGAAGCTGCGCACGCACGATGCGCGCGGCTACCGGATCGATGCGGTGGAGTTCCACCCGGCCTATCACGTGCTCATGCGGGCCAGCATGGAGGATGGCCTGCATGCCTCGACCTGGGACGAGCCCCGGAGCGGACATGCCCATCTCGCGCGGGCGGCCCGGCTTTATACCGCGGCGGGCGTCGAGAGCGGTCATGTCTGCCCGATCACCATGACCCATGCCTCGGTAGGGGCGCTCGCGGCGGCTCCGAACCGGCTGGTCGAATGGCTGCCGAAAATCCGTTCGCGGGAGTACGATTCGCGCTTCCTCCCGTTCTGGGAAAAGACGGCCGTCACCCTCGGCATGGGGATGACGGAGAAGCAGGGCGGCACGGATGTCCGCGCCAACACAACCCGCGCCGAGCCGAGGGCTGGCGACGAATATGCGCTGACCGGGCACAAATGGTTCATGTCGGCGCCCATGTGCGACGCCTTCCTGGTGCTCGCCCAGGCCCCGGGCGGCCTGACCTGCTTCCTCGTTCCGCGCTTCCGGCCGGAGGGGACATTGAACGCGCTGCGCCTGCAGCGGCTCAAGGACAAGCTCGGCAACCGCTCCAACGCCTCCTCCGAGGTCGAGTTCGAAGATGCCTTTGCCTGGAGGATCGGTGAGGAAGGCCGCGGCGTGCGCACGATCATCGAGATGGTGCAGCTGACCCGGCTCGACTGCGCCGTCGCTTCCGCCGGGCTGATCCGGATGGGGCTCGCGCTCGCGGCGCATCATGCCCGGCACCGCAGCGCGTTCCAGAAGAAGCTGATCGACCAGCCCGCCATGCGCATGGTTCTGGCCGACCTCGCCCTGGAGAGCGAAGCCATGACGGCCTTAAGTCTCCAGGCCGCCCGCAGCTTCGACCTTCAGCAGGCCGACGCCGAGGAGGCTGCGTACGCCCGGCTCGTCACGCCGGCCGCCAAGTTCGGCATCTGCAAGGCGGCCCCGCGCCTCATCTACGAGGCGATGGAATGCCTCGGCGGTAACGGCTATGTGGAGGAAAGCGCCTTGCCCAGGCTCTACCGGGAGGCCCCGGTCAATGCGATCTGGGAGGGCTCGGGCAACGTGGTCGCCCTCGACATCCTGCGCGCCGAGACCCGCGAGCCGGAGGTGGCGACCTCGGTGCTGGAGCGCCTCATGGAGGATGTCCGGGACCTGCCCGGCGCCTCCGATGCGGCCCGGGACATCGTGCTGGCGCTCCATTCCCCGGACGCCGACGCGCGGGCCCGCTTCATCGCGGAGAGGCTGTTCGTCCTGGCCGCCATCGCCGCTCTCGTCCGCTCCGCCCCGCCCCGGATTGCCGAGGCCTACGCCCTGACCCGCCTGGCCGCCCCGTCCCGGATGATCGGCGCCAACGATCTCGGGGCGGCCGTGAATCCCTTGCTGGAGCGCGCCTTCGTGGCCATATAG
- the parE gene encoding DNA topoisomerase IV subunit B encodes MTDNDDLFGGAAAKRAAPASARNAAVKVSRTAPQQGTPGEAGYDASSIEVLEGLEPVRRRPGMYIGGTDEKALHHLFAEVIDNSMDEAVAGHATFIEVELEEGGWLSVTDNGRGIPIDPHPKFPKKSALEVIMTTLHAGGKFDSKVYETSGGLHGVGVSVVNALAEILEVEVARGQTLYRQVFSRGLPQGKIETVGRVLNRRGTKVRFKPDHQIFGKDAQFQPRRLFKMARSKAYLFGGVEIRWKCAPSLVEGMGNVPAEATFKFPNGLKDYLLHDIEGKDLVTDQIFSGKITKPGGHGSLEWAVAWMTNEDGFSTSYCNTVPTPEGGTHENGLRIALLRALREHAERVNQQKRMAAVTTDDVMATCASMLSVFIREPEFQGQTKDKLATVEAGRIVENAIRDTFDHWLAAAPQQANKLLDWVIDRAEERLRRRQEKEVARKTATRKLRLPGKLADCSNAGAKGSELFIVEGDSAGGSAKQARDRATQAVLPLRGKILNVASAGKEKLHQNQQLSDLVQALGCGTGSTYKDSDLRYEKVVIMTDADVDGAHIASLLITFFYRQMPRLIDGGHLYLAVPPLYRLTQGAKSAYARDDADRERLMKTVFKGSGKVEIGRFKGLGEMLPAQLKETTMDPKKRLLLKVVVEAEDRPEASDTVERLMGNKPEARFAFIQERAAFADEADLDI; translated from the coding sequence ATGACAGACAACGACGATCTCTTCGGGGGCGCCGCTGCCAAGCGGGCCGCGCCCGCCTCGGCTCGCAACGCCGCCGTCAAGGTGTCCCGCACGGCCCCGCAACAGGGGACGCCCGGCGAGGCCGGCTATGACGCGTCCTCCATCGAGGTGCTGGAAGGGCTCGAGCCCGTCCGCCGCCGCCCGGGCATGTATATCGGCGGCACGGACGAGAAGGCCCTGCACCACCTTTTCGCCGAGGTGATCGACAATTCCATGGACGAGGCGGTCGCGGGACACGCGACCTTCATCGAGGTGGAGTTGGAGGAAGGCGGCTGGCTGTCCGTGACCGACAACGGCCGCGGCATCCCGATCGATCCGCACCCGAAATTCCCAAAGAAGTCGGCGCTCGAGGTCATCATGACCACGCTGCACGCGGGCGGTAAGTTCGATTCGAAGGTCTACGAGACCTCCGGCGGCCTGCACGGCGTCGGCGTTTCGGTCGTGAACGCCCTCGCCGAGATCCTCGAGGTCGAGGTGGCGCGCGGCCAGACCCTCTACCGGCAGGTCTTCTCCCGCGGCCTGCCGCAGGGCAAGATCGAGACCGTGGGCCGCGTGCTCAACCGGCGCGGCACCAAGGTGCGCTTCAAGCCCGATCACCAGATCTTCGGCAAGGACGCCCAGTTCCAGCCCCGCCGCCTGTTCAAGATGGCCCGTTCCAAGGCCTATCTCTTCGGCGGCGTCGAGATCCGCTGGAAATGCGCGCCGTCCCTGGTCGAAGGGATGGGCAACGTTCCGGCGGAAGCCACCTTCAAGTTCCCGAACGGCCTGAAGGACTACCTGCTCCACGACATCGAGGGGAAGGATCTCGTCACCGACCAGATCTTCTCCGGCAAGATCACCAAGCCCGGCGGCCACGGCTCGCTGGAATGGGCGGTCGCCTGGATGACGAACGAGGACGGGTTCTCGACCTCGTACTGCAATACGGTGCCGACGCCCGAAGGCGGCACGCACGAGAACGGCCTGCGCATCGCGCTGCTGCGCGCCCTTCGCGAGCACGCCGAGCGCGTCAACCAGCAGAAGCGCATGGCGGCCGTGACCACCGACGACGTGATGGCGACCTGCGCCTCCATGCTCTCGGTCTTCATCCGCGAGCCGGAATTCCAGGGCCAGACCAAGGACAAGCTGGCGACGGTGGAGGCCGGCCGCATCGTCGAGAACGCGATCCGCGACACCTTCGACCACTGGCTCGCGGCGGCGCCGCAGCAGGCCAACAAGCTTCTCGACTGGGTGATCGACCGGGCGGAAGAGCGCCTGCGCCGCCGCCAGGAGAAGGAGGTCGCGCGCAAGACCGCGACCCGCAAGCTGCGCCTGCCGGGCAAGCTCGCGGATTGCTCCAATGCCGGCGCCAAGGGCTCGGAGCTGTTCATCGTCGAGGGCGACTCGGCCGGCGGCTCCGCCAAGCAGGCCCGCGACCGCGCCACCCAGGCCGTGCTCCCCTTGCGCGGAAAAATTCTCAACGTGGCCTCTGCCGGCAAGGAGAAGCTGCACCAGAACCAGCAGCTTTCCGATCTCGTCCAGGCGCTCGGCTGCGGCACGGGCTCCACGTACAAGGATTCCGACCTGCGCTACGAGAAGGTCGTCATCATGACCGACGCGGACGTGGACGGCGCCCATATCGCCTCGCTGCTGATCACCTTCTTCTACCGCCAGATGCCGCGCCTTATCGACGGCGGGCACCTCTATCTCGCAGTCCCGCCGCTCTACCGGCTGACGCAGGGGGCGAAATCGGCCTATGCCCGCGACGATGCCGACCGGGAGCGGCTGATGAAGACCGTGTTCAAGGGCAGCGGCAAGGTCGAGATCGGACGCTTCAAGGGCCTCGGCGAGATGCTGCCGGCGCAGCTGAAGGAAACCACCATGGATCCGAAGAAGCGCCTGCTTCTGAAGGTGGTCGTGGAAGCCGAGGACAGGCCGGAGGCCAGCGACACCGTGGAGCGCCTGATGGGCAACAAGCCCGAAGCCCGCTTCGCCTTCATCCAGGAACGCGCCGCCTTCGCCGATGAGGCCGACCTGGATATCTGA
- the topA gene encoding type I DNA topoisomerase — MKVLVVESPAKAKTINKYLGKDYEVLASFGHIRDLPAKDGSVDPDDDFRMIWTLEDRGSKRVSDIAKAIKGAEKLILATDPDREGEAISWHVLEALREKRVLKDLPVERVTFNAITKDAVQAALRNPRQIDQALVDAYLARRALDYLVGFTLSPVLWRKLPGARSAGRVQSVALRLVCDRELEIETFKPREYWSLIATLATKDGGVFDARLVGADGKKITRLDIGNGKDAEAFKKDLELATFSVANIEAKPAKRHPYPPFTTSTLQQEASRKLGLAPAQTMRIAQRLYEGVDIGGETVGLITYMRTDGVDMAPEAVQAARRVIGKEYGDRYVPGAPRKYSTKAKNAQEAHEAIRPTDMSRLPKYVAKYLEPEQARLYDLIWTRTIASQMESAELERTTADIAAQVGPRKLDMRATGQVIKFDGFLTLYNESKDDDADEDEGRLPPMKAGDSLERRRIAATQHFTEPPPRYSEASLVKRMEELGIGRPSTYAAVLQTLRDREYVKIEKKRLVPEDKGRIVTAFLESFFLRYVEYDFTADLEEQLDRVSNNEIDWKQVMREFWRDFSAAIGETKELRMTEVLDALNELLGPHIFPDKGDGSNPRTCPTCGTGQLSLKLGKFGSFIGCSNYPECKYTRQLAATGVDGDGEGSSENGGQPGVKVLGTDPETGEQVTLRDGRFGPFVQLGEGEKPKRSSLPKGLTPAQVDLEKALKLLALPRQVATHPESGEPILASIGRYGPYVQHGKVYANLGAGDDVLEIGANRAIDLIVAKESGGGGARRGAADPGRPIGEDPESGKPIVVKAGRFGPYVTDGETNATLPRTMAAEAVTLAEAVELLKARRAAGPSKKSARSRKAPAKKAAAKAPAAKKTAAKKAPAKKTATKKTAAKKATAKKVPAKKAAKAG; from the coding sequence ATGAAAGTCCTCGTCGTCGAGTCGCCTGCGAAGGCCAAGACGATCAACAAATATCTCGGCAAGGACTACGAGGTCCTGGCCTCCTTCGGGCATATCCGCGATCTGCCCGCCAAGGACGGCTCGGTCGACCCGGATGACGACTTCCGTATGATCTGGACGCTCGAGGACAGGGGCTCGAAGCGGGTCTCCGATATCGCCAAGGCGATCAAGGGCGCCGAGAAGCTCATCCTCGCCACCGACCCGGATCGCGAGGGCGAGGCCATTTCCTGGCACGTGCTGGAGGCGCTGCGGGAAAAGCGCGTCCTGAAGGACCTCCCGGTCGAGCGCGTGACCTTCAACGCCATCACCAAGGATGCGGTGCAGGCGGCTTTGCGCAACCCGCGCCAGATCGATCAGGCCCTGGTCGACGCCTATCTCGCCCGCCGGGCGCTGGACTATCTCGTCGGCTTCACCCTCTCGCCCGTGCTCTGGCGCAAGCTGCCGGGAGCGCGCTCGGCCGGCCGCGTGCAGTCGGTGGCGCTTCGCCTCGTCTGCGACCGCGAGCTTGAGATCGAGACCTTCAAGCCGCGTGAATACTGGTCCCTGATCGCGACGCTCGCCACCAAGGACGGAGGCGTTTTCGACGCGCGCCTCGTCGGAGCCGACGGCAAGAAGATCACGCGCCTCGACATCGGCAACGGCAAGGATGCCGAGGCCTTCAAGAAGGATCTGGAGCTTGCGACCTTCTCGGTGGCGAACATCGAGGCGAAGCCCGCCAAGCGCCACCCCTACCCGCCGTTCACCACCTCGACCCTGCAGCAGGAGGCCTCGCGCAAGCTCGGCCTTGCCCCGGCGCAGACCATGCGGATCGCGCAGCGGCTCTACGAGGGTGTCGATATCGGTGGCGAGACGGTCGGTCTCATCACCTATATGCGAACCGACGGAGTCGACATGGCGCCGGAGGCCGTGCAGGCCGCGCGCCGGGTGATCGGCAAGGAATACGGCGACCGCTACGTGCCGGGCGCGCCGCGCAAGTACTCGACCAAGGCCAAGAACGCGCAGGAGGCCCACGAGGCCATCCGCCCGACGGACATGAGCCGCCTGCCGAAATACGTGGCGAAATACCTGGAGCCCGAACAGGCCCGCCTCTACGACCTGATCTGGACCCGCACCATCGCGAGCCAGATGGAATCGGCGGAGCTCGAGCGCACCACGGCCGACATCGCGGCCCAGGTCGGCCCGCGCAAGCTCGACATGCGCGCCACCGGACAGGTGATCAAGTTCGACGGCTTCCTCACGCTCTACAACGAGAGCAAGGACGACGATGCGGACGAGGACGAGGGCCGCCTGCCCCCGATGAAGGCCGGCGATTCCCTGGAGCGCCGCCGCATCGCTGCGACCCAGCACTTCACCGAGCCGCCGCCGCGCTACTCGGAGGCGTCTCTCGTGAAGCGTATGGAAGAGCTCGGCATCGGCCGTCCCTCGACCTATGCCGCCGTGCTGCAGACCCTGCGCGACCGCGAATACGTGAAGATCGAGAAGAAGCGGCTCGTGCCGGAGGACAAGGGCCGCATCGTCACGGCCTTCCTGGAAAGCTTCTTCCTCCGCTACGTGGAATACGATTTCACGGCCGACCTCGAAGAGCAGCTCGACCGGGTCTCGAACAACGAGATCGACTGGAAGCAGGTCATGCGCGAGTTCTGGCGCGACTTCTCCGCCGCCATCGGCGAGACGAAGGAGCTGCGCATGACGGAGGTGCTCGATGCGCTCAACGAGCTCCTCGGCCCGCACATCTTCCCGGACAAGGGCGATGGCTCCAACCCGCGCACCTGCCCGACCTGCGGCACGGGCCAGCTCTCCTTGAAGCTCGGCAAGTTCGGCTCCTTCATCGGCTGCTCGAACTATCCCGAATGCAAATACACCCGCCAGCTCGCCGCCACCGGCGTCGATGGCGACGGCGAAGGCTCGTCCGAGAACGGCGGCCAGCCTGGCGTGAAGGTGCTGGGCACGGATCCCGAGACCGGCGAACAGGTGACCCTGCGCGATGGCCGCTTCGGCCCCTTCGTCCAGCTCGGCGAAGGCGAGAAGCCCAAGCGCTCCTCCCTGCCCAAGGGGCTGACCCCGGCACAGGTCGATCTCGAGAAGGCCCTGAAGCTGCTGGCGCTGCCGCGCCAGGTCGCGACCCATCCGGAATCGGGCGAGCCGATCCTGGCAAGCATCGGCCGCTACGGACCTTACGTCCAGCATGGCAAGGTCTACGCCAATCTCGGCGCCGGCGACGACGTGCTGGAGATCGGCGCCAACCGGGCCATCGACCTGATCGTCGCCAAGGAAAGCGGCGGAGGCGGCGCCCGCCGCGGCGCGGCCGATCCCGGCCGTCCGATCGGCGAGGATCCGGAATCCGGCAAGCCGATCGTGGTGAAGGCCGGCCGTTTCGGGCCCTATGTCACCGACGGCGAGACCAACGCGACCCTGCCGCGGACCATGGCCGCCGAAGCGGTGACGCTGGCCGAGGCTGTCGAGCTTCTGAAGGCCCGCCGCGCCGCCGGCCCGTCGAAAAAGTCCGCCCGCAGCCGCAAGGCTCCGGCCAAGAAGGCGGCAGCGAAGGCGCCGGCCGCCAAGAAGACCGCAGCCAAGAAGGCTCCCGCCAAGAAAACGGCAACGAAAAAGACGGCGGCCAAGAAGGCGACGGCCAAAAAGGTTCCTGCCAAGAAGGCTGCCAAGGCGGGCTGA
- a CDS encoding DUF983 domain-containing protein, with protein sequence MSLTIETARPASSDEVKAIPAMKRGFLGHCPACDKGRLFGRFLKVVDHCEACGTEFHHHRADDLPPYIVITIVGHLVGYGILMTETKLEMPMWVHLATWPALTLILCLALLQPVKGAVVGLQYALGMHGFGAARTKKNIDKDDARDGCRNPGEDGSPRFL encoded by the coding sequence ATGTCGTTGACGATCGAGACGGCCCGACCGGCGAGCTCGGACGAGGTGAAGGCCATTCCGGCCATGAAGCGGGGCTTCCTCGGCCATTGCCCGGCCTGCGACAAGGGAAGGCTTTTCGGCCGCTTCCTGAAGGTCGTCGACCATTGCGAGGCCTGCGGGACCGAGTTTCATCACCATCGGGCTGACGACCTGCCGCCCTATATCGTCATCACCATCGTCGGCCACCTGGTCGGCTACGGCATCCTCATGACCGAGACCAAGCTCGAGATGCCGATGTGGGTGCATCTCGCCACCTGGCCGGCGCTGACGCTCATCCTGTGCCTGGCCCTGCTCCAACCCGTCAAAGGCGCTGTCGTGGGGCTGCAATACGCGCTAGGTATGCATGGCTTCGGGGCTGCCCGGACGAAGAAAAATATCGACAAGGACGATGCACGTGACGGATGCCGAAACCCTGGCGAAGATGGATCGCCTCGTTTCCTCTGA
- a CDS encoding MgtC/SapB family protein, with protein MTEWLSSLAAEYADQIEMSLRLCAATIAGMVVGINRDIHNKPIGMRTLGLVSLGSAIVVLAGSVYEGIHFGQDSASRVIQGIMTGLGFLGAGAILRARNKMEVHGLTTAATVWIAAGLGVAAALGAWFVTIAGTIVTLLLLTLGKPLEDMLTRLFSPGEKPADD; from the coding sequence ATGACGGAGTGGCTGTCATCGCTCGCGGCGGAATACGCGGACCAGATCGAGATGTCGCTGCGCCTCTGCGCAGCGACGATCGCCGGCATGGTGGTGGGCATCAACCGGGACATTCACAACAAGCCGATCGGGATGCGGACCTTGGGTCTCGTCTCCCTCGGCTCCGCCATCGTCGTCCTGGCAGGCTCCGTCTACGAGGGCATCCATTTCGGACAGGATTCGGCGAGCCGCGTCATTCAGGGCATCATGACCGGCCTCGGCTTCCTCGGCGCCGGGGCGATTCTACGGGCCCGGAACAAGATGGAGGTTCACGGGCTCACCACGGCGGCGACGGTCTGGATCGCTGCGGGGCTCGGAGTGGCTGCGGCCCTGGGAGCTTGGTTCGTCACCATCGCCGGAACGATCGTCACCCTGCTGCTTCTGACCCTCGGGAAGCCCCTCGAAGACATGCTGACCCGGCTGTTCTCCCCAGGCGAGAAGCCCGCCGACGACTGA
- a CDS encoding aspartate carbamoyltransferase catalytic subunit, giving the protein MSDAPRSIFPHRHLLGIEGLSPLDIQALLDLAESQVEVSRQIEKRKSTLRGRTQINLFFEASTRTQSSFEIAGKRLGADVMNMQVGSSSVKKGETLIDTAVTLNAMRPDIIVVRHHAAGAVHLLAQKVDCSVVNAGDGAHEHPTQALLDALTIRRNKGRIEGLTIAICGDILHSRVARSNMILLAAMGARVRLVAPSTLLPPGIARLGFETFTSMKEGLKDADIVMMLRLQRERMNGSFVPSVKEYFRFYGLDQEKLAFAKPDALVMHPGPMNRGVEISSDVADGAQSLIREQVEMGVAVRMAVLEALASHLPNR; this is encoded by the coding sequence ATGAGCGACGCCCCCCGATCCATTTTTCCGCACCGGCACCTCCTCGGCATCGAGGGGCTGTCTCCTTTGGACATTCAGGCGCTTCTCGATCTCGCCGAGAGCCAAGTCGAGGTGAGCCGGCAGATCGAGAAGAGAAAGTCGACCCTTCGGGGCCGGACCCAGATCAATCTCTTCTTCGAAGCCTCCACCCGCACGCAATCCTCCTTCGAGATCGCCGGCAAGCGCCTCGGCGCCGACGTGATGAACATGCAGGTCGGGTCCTCCTCGGTGAAGAAGGGCGAGACGCTGATCGACACGGCCGTGACGCTCAATGCCATGCGGCCCGACATCATCGTGGTGCGCCATCACGCGGCGGGTGCGGTGCATCTTCTGGCGCAGAAGGTCGATTGCTCGGTTGTGAACGCCGGCGACGGCGCGCACGAGCATCCGACCCAGGCGCTGCTCGACGCGCTCACCATCCGCCGCAACAAGGGCCGCATCGAAGGCCTCACCATCGCGATCTGCGGTGACATCCTGCATTCGCGGGTGGCGCGCTCGAACATGATCCTGCTCGCGGCGATGGGCGCGCGGGTGCGCCTCGTCGCTCCTTCGACCCTACTGCCGCCCGGCATCGCGCGCCTCGGCTTCGAGACCTTCACGAGCATGAAGGAGGGCCTCAAGGACGCGGACATCGTCATGATGCTGCGCCTGCAGCGCGAGCGCATGAACGGCTCCTTCGTGCCCTCGGTGAAAGAGTATTTCCGCTTCTACGGGCTCGACCAGGAAAAGCTCGCCTTCGCCAAGCCTGACGCGCTGGTGATGCATCCCGGCCCGATGAACCGCGGCGTCGAGATTTCCTCCGACGTGGCCGACGGCGCGCAATCGCTCATCCGCGAGCAGGTCGAAATGGGCGTCGCCGTGCGCATGGCGGTGCTGGAGGCTCTGGCGAGCCATCTGCCGAACAGGTGA